A single window of Nicotiana sylvestris chromosome 5, ASM39365v2, whole genome shotgun sequence DNA harbors:
- the LOC138869340 gene encoding cytochrome P450 71AU50-like, with translation MRKLCTVHLLSNHKINSYRSTRSEKVALMIKSIKPSAQDGGVVDLSAKVSPLSTNLSCLMIINEYVQASDKKKTKDFVDTMMSIMQSGEAKFQFDRRHVKAVLLDMLVASIDTSSTSVEWMLSEHLKNPNVMEKVQKELEEVVGLNRMMEESDLDNLKYLNMVFKEPHYYFMKQWKIV, from the exons ATGAGAAAATTATGCACAGTTCACTTGTTGAGTAACCACAAGATTAACTCGTATCGATCAACGAGAAGTGAAAAAGTTGCCCTTATGATCAAATCAATTAAACCATCAGCTCAAGATGGTGGTGTTGTTGATCTTAGTGCTAAGGTTTCACCATTGAGTACCAACTTGAGTTGCTTAATg ATTATTAATGAATATGTCCAGGCATCAGACAAGAAGAAAACTAAGGATTTTGTTGATACTATGATGTCCATTATGCAATCTGGAGAAGCAAAGTTCCAGTTTGATCGTCGCCATGTCAAAGCTGTCCTGCTG GACATGCTTGTAGCATCAATAGATACATCATCAACTTCAGTGGAGTGGATGCTCTCCGAACATCTCAAGAATCCTAATGTAATGGAAAAAGTCCAAAAAGAGTTAGAAGAAGTAGTTGGCCTAAACAGAATGATGGAAGAATCAGACTTAGACAATTTGAAATACTTAAACATGGTCTTCAAGGAGCCCCATTACTACTTCATGAAGCAATGGAAGATTGTATAG